The Pyrenophora tritici-repentis strain M4 chromosome 2, whole genome shotgun sequence genome window below encodes:
- a CDS encoding O-methyltransferase, protein MGSFDQSKAYAAQEQEGTFFDDGREIELLHFIYSHPNIEKIRSSPENVLAAIDEYGRTKKYLMNVGEDKGRIVTDLIAEVKPKTMVELGGYVGYSCILFANAVRKAGGERYFSFERDPAFAAVIMSLVDLAGLTDLVKVVVGSSDEGIARLVSSGQLKHVDLMFLDHYKPAYTTDLKLCEELGLITKGSALAADNVIKPGNPPYLKYVRSSVEEKVKEAGEGGLTNLNGIAEKNVTMYEKKYGKAKFSESKGNPNLKYESTLVNSYEPTGEPDGIEITRCVG, encoded by the exons ATGGGTAGCTTCGATCAAAGCAAAGCATATGCCGCACAGGAGCAGGAGGGTACCTTCTTTGACGATGGACGCGAAATTGAGCTCCTGCACTTCATCTACTCACACCCCAACATTGAGAAGATCAGGAGCTCACCTGAAAACGTTCTAGCAGCCATTGATGAGTATGGAAGAACGAAGAAGTATCTCATGAACGTGGGAGAGGACAAGGGCCGCATTGTCACAGACTTGATTGCAGAAGTCAAGCCAAAGACTATG GTAGAACTGGGTGGCTACGTCGGCTACTCATGCATCCTCTTCGCAAATGCCGTACGCAAAGCAGGTGGCGAGCGATACTTCAGTTTCGAGCGCGACCCTGCGTTCGCTGCAGTTATTATGTCCTTGGTCGACCTTGCAGGTCTTACCGACCTTGTCAAAGTCGTAGTGGGATCAAGCGACGAAGGCATCGCGCGGCTTGTTAGCTCAGGTCAGTTAAAACATGTGGATCTCATGTTCCTGGATCATTACAAGCCTGCCTACACCACCGACCTGAAGCTCTGCGAGGAGCTCGGTCTTATCACAAAGGGCTCAGCACTAGCAGCCGACAATGTCATCAAGCCTGGAAACCCGCCCTATCTCAAATATGTAAGGTCCAGTGTTGAGGAGAAGGTCAAGGAGGCTGGAGAGGGCGGGCTGACCAACCTCAATGGCATCGCGGAAAAGAATGTCACGATGTACGAGAAGAAGTATGGGAAGGCCAAGTTCAGCGAGAGTAAGGGAAATCCAAATCTCAAATACGAGAGCACGCTGGTAAACAGTTATGAGCCCACTGGCGAACCT GACGGTATCGAAATCACACGATGCGTTGGCTGA
- a CDS encoding CcmA, ABC-type multidrug transport system, ATPase component, with translation MWGSAIAPAERDSRRNPWHEDDYIRNGREEVAGSDDQSDDDSPNSPNRKRLSRSGTWGERDAGRLDTHAAEQDLEVLRGELASLSKSKSHGAQSQRSNALSRTASRISTRHNQHRATRQHTHDNEPEEPGNAAGDEKEDDFELDKFMREGHFEKRKDGQSAKKVGVIYKNLTVKGVGSTASFARTLPDAVLGTFGPDLYRIVSNFVPALKFGKHKQMRTLINDFTGVVKDGEMMLVLGRPGSGCSTFLKAIANNRESYAAVEGDVSYGGIPADKQKKQFRGEVNYNPEDDSHMADLNVWQTLKFALTTKTKKHEKHEIPIILDALLKVFGISHTKYTKVGDEYVRGVSGGERKRVSIAETLATKSTVVCWDNSTRGLDASTALDYAKSLRIMTDISNRTTLVTLYQAGEQIYEVMDKVMVIDAGRCIYQGPARAAKQYFEDLGFKCPERQTTADFLTAVTDPTERQFRPGFEDKAPRTAEELEKAFRESGMYKSVLREVGEYESDLERSDFVQAKEFEGAVRESKSKTVRKKSPFTVSFVRQVLACTQREFWLTWGDKTTLYTKFFIILSNGLIVGSLFYGQALDTSGAFSRGGSGFFSILFLGWLQLSELMKAVSGRNVVKRHEDYAFYRPSAVVIARVLQDFPLLLAQVIPFSIIMYFMTGLDVDVSKFFIYFLFIYVTTFCITTLYRMFAALSPSIDDAVRFAGLALNLLIIYTGYVIPKPDLLTKYIWFGWLYWVNPVGYSFEAVLTNEFSDRIMECAPGQLVPQGPGVDAAYQGCSLTGASPNSNTVSGADYLDVSFSYSRSNLWRNFGVLIAFTILYLLVTVIATETVSFVQSGGGALVFAKNKRAKQAVKEEAPADEEQVVAGESTSSSSDTAAHEEETLESISSSESVFTWSDVEYTVPYQGGERKLLNKVNGYAKPGVMIALVGASGAGKSTLLNTLSQRQTSGVVSGEFLVDGLGLGKSFQRGTGFCEQMDLHDGTATIREALEFSAILRQDKKIPRQEKLDYVNKIIDLLELQEIQDALVSSLGVEQKKRLTIGVELAAKPSLLLFLDEPTSGLDSNSAYSIVQFLKKLAQAGQAILCTIHQPSSVLIQQFDMILALNPGGNTFYFGPVGENGSDVIKYFGDRGVKCPPSKNVAEFILETAAKPIKRKDGSKINWNEEWLNSDNNAAMLKEIERIKADRSKAVASQKQDGGAEEESEFAASTWEQTTMLTKRTFTQYWRDPSYLYGKLFVAVIIGIFNGFTFWQLGNSVGDLQNRMFSPFLIILIPPTIVNAVVPKFYQNMALWQARELPSRIYGWVAFTTAQVVAEVPIAIVSSVLYFVLWYFPTGMPTDSASSGYVFLMTMLFFIFISSWGQWICAFAPSFTVISNVLPFFFVMFGLFNGIVRPYDMMPAFWRYWIYYLNPSTYWIGGVLSATLTGIPVQCRESETAVFDAPPGQTCSSYAGSFASQAAGYLVNPDATTGCQYCPYSVGDDYLSTLHVKASDKWRNFGIFLAFCISNWALVYFFIWSIRIKGWKFGFGAFGKLKGKKKTDG, from the exons ATGTGGGGATCCGCAATTGCACCCGCAGAACGAGACAGTCGCCGGAATCCATGGCACGAAGACGACTACATCCGCAATGGCAGAGAAGAGGTCGCCGGTTCGGATGACCAAAGCGATGACGACAGTCCCAACAGCCCCAACAGAAAGCGCCTTTCACGTTCTGGGACGTGGGGCGAACGTGATGCTGGAAGGCTAGACACACATGCAGCTGAACAGGATCTGGAGGTATTGCGAGGAGAGCTTGCATCACTCTCCAAATCAAAATCACATGGTGCACAGTCACAGCGATCGAATGCCCTTTCGAGGACCGCGAGCAGGATTAGTACACGCCATAACCAACATCGAGCCACACGCCAGCATACGCATGACAATGAGCCTGAAGAGCCTGGCAACGCCGCGGGAGATGAAAAGGAGGATGACTTCGAGCTCGACAAGTTCATGCGTGAAGGGCACTTTGAGAAACGCAAGGATGGCCAATCAGCGAAGAAAGTTGGTGTCATCTATAAGAACCTCACCGTCAAAGGCGTAGGGTCTACAGCTTCATTCGCCAGAACTCTGCCTGATGCAGTCTTGGGCACCTTCGGTCCCGATCTTTACCGCATCGTCTCAAACTTCGTTCCGGCGCTCAAGTTTGGGAAGCACAAGCAGATGAGGACACTCATAAACGACTTCACTGGCGTGGTCAAGGATGGAGAGATGATGCTTGTGCTGGGACGTCCTGGATCCGGATGTTCGACCTTCCTCAAGGCCATCGCGAATAACCGGGAGAGTTACGCTGCAGTCGAAGGTGACGTTTCATACGGCGGTATACCAGCCGACAAGCAGAAGAAGCAGTTTAGGGGTGAGGTCAATTACAACCCCGAAGATGACTCTCACATGGCCGATCTCAATGTTTGGCAGACGCTCAAGTTTGCCCTCACTACCAAAACGAAAAAGCACGAAAAACATGAGATTCCTATCATACTTGATGCGCTCCTCAAGGTATTTGGTATATCTCACACCAAATACACAAAGGTTGGAGATGAATATGTCAGGGGTGTCAGTGGAGGTGAGCGCAAACGTGTCTCCATCGCGGAGACTCTCGCCACGAAAAGCACAGTCGTCTGTTGGGACAATAGCACCCGTGGGCTCGATGCCAGTACTGCTCTCGACTATGCAAAGTCACTGCGCATTATGACCGACATTAGCAACCGCACCACACTCGTCACGCTCTACCAGGCGGGAGAACAGATCTACGAAGTCATGGACAAGGTCATGGTCATCGATGCCGGTCGTTGCATCTACCAGGGACCCGCACGTGCTGCAAAGCAATACTTTGAGGATCTTGGCTTCAAATGCCCTGAACGCCAGACCACTGCTGACTTTCTCACCGCTGTCACTGACCCCACGGAGCGCCAATTCCGTCCTGGATTTGAGGACAAGGCACCGAGAACGGCAGAGGAGCTTGAGAAGGCATTCAGAGAGAGTGGAATGTACAAGAGCGTGTTGAGAGAGGTTGGAGAGTACGAGAGCGACTTGGAGAGGAGTGACTTCGTGCAAGCAAAAGAGTTTGAAGGAGCAGTGCGTGAAAGCAAGAGCAAGACTGTGCGCAAGAAGAGCCCTTTTACCGTCTCTTTTGTGCGACAGGTGCTTGCCTGCACGCAAAGAGAGTTCTGGTTGACATGGGGCGACAAAACCACTCTCTACACGAAATTCTTCATCATTCTCTCCAACGGTCTCATTGTCGGCTCCTTGTTCTACGGTCAAGCACTTGACACGTCGGGAGCCTTCTCGCGAGGTGGTTCCGGCTTCTTCTCTATTCTGTTTTTAGGTTGGCTCCAGCTATCGGAACTCATGAAGGCTGTATCTGGCCGAAATGTGGTCAAGAGGCATGAGGACTATGCTTTCTACAGACCTAGTGCCGTGGTAATTGCACGTGTACTGCAGGACTTTCCGTTGCTTCTTGCACAAGTGATACCGTTCT CAATTATAATGTACTTCATGACTGGACTTGATGTGGACGTTTCCAAGTTCTTCATCTACTTCTTATTCATCTACGTCACCACTTTTTGCATCACGACACTTTACCGCATGTTTGCCGCACTTTCGCCTAGTATCGACGACGCTGTCCGATTCGCCGGTCTCGCTCTCAACCTTCTCATCATATACACCGGCTACGTTATCCCCAAACCAGACTTATTGACTAAATATATTTGGTTCGGATGGCTCTATTGGGTCAACCCCGTAGGGTACTCCTTCGAAGCGGTATTGACGAATGAGTTCTCTGATCGAATCATGGAGTGCGCCCCGGGTCAATTGGTACCTCAGGGACCGGGTGTTGACGCCGCGTATCAGGGATGCAGCTTGACGGGTGCGTCACCAAACTCGAACACCGTGTCTGGCGCGGACTATCTCGATGTGTCTTTCAGCTATTCGAGATCGAATCTCTGGCGCAACTTTGGTGTCCTTATTGCCTTCACGATTCTCTATCTTTTGGTGACGGTGATTGCAACCGAGACTGTCTCTTTTGTGCAGTCAGGTGGCGGTGCGCTGGTCTTTGCCAAGAACAAGCGTGCGAAACAGGCTGTAAAGGAAGAGGCTCCTGCCGACGAGGAGCAGGTCGTTGCGGGCGAGTCTACCTCAAGCTCTTCTGACACCGCTGCACACGAAGAGGAGACACTGGAGTCCATCTCGAGCAGTGAGAGTGTCTTTACCTGGAGCGATGTCGAATATACCGTTCCTTACCAGGGAGGCGAACGCAAGCTACTGAACAAAGTCAATGGATACGCAAAGCCAGGCGTCATGATTGCTTTGGTCGGTGCCTCTGGTGCTGGCAAGTCTACCCTACTCAACACTCTATCGCAACGCCAAACGAGTGGTGTGGTGTCTGGAGAGTTTCTTGTAGATGGCTTGGGCCTTGGAAAGTCTTTCCAACGAGGTACTGGTTTTTGTGAGCAGATGGATCTTCATGATGGCACTGCGACAATTCGCGAAGCCCTTGAATTCTCGGCTATTCTCCGTCAAGACAAGAAGATCCCTAGGCAGGAGAAGCTCGACTACGTCAACAAGATCATCGACCTACTTGAGCTGCAAGAGATTCAAGATGCACTGGTTTCGAGCTTAGGTGTCGAGCAAAAGAAGCGTCTGACGATCGGTGTCGAACTCGCCGCGAAACCCTCGCTACTTCTCTTCCTCGACGAGCCCACTAGTGGTCTCGACAGCAACTCCGCATACTCAATCGTTCAGTTTCTAAAGAAGCTCGCACAGGCAGGTCAAGCTATCCTTTGCACCATTCATCAGCCGAGCAGTGTGCTTATTCAGCAATTCGACATGATACTTGCCCTCAACCCCGGCGGAAACACATTCTACTTCGGACCCGTAGGCGAGAATGGCTCGGATGTAATCAAGTACTTTGGGGACCGCGGCGTAAAATGCCCACCGAGCAAGAACGTCGCAGAATTCATCCTAGAGACTGCGGCGAAGCCCATCAAACGCAAGGACGGTAGCAAGATCAACTGGAACGAGGAATGGCTCAACTCTGACAACAACGCGGCGATGCTCAAGGAAATTGAACGCATCAAGGCAGACCGCAGCAAGGCCGTTGCAAGCCAAAAACAGGATGGAGGCGCAGAGGAGGAGTCAGAGTTTGCGGCCTCTACATGGGAGCAAACCACCATGCTTACCAAACGTACCTTTACGCAATACTGGCGCGACCCTTCTTACCTCTACGGAAAACTCTTCGTCGCGGTCATCATCGGAATCTTCAACGGTTTCACCTTCTGGCAACTCGGCAACAGTGTCGGCGACCTGCAGAACCGCATGTTCAGTCCTTTCTTAATCATCCTCATCCCGCCCACCATTGTCAACGCCGTGGTACCCAAATTCTACCAAAACATGGCACTGTGGCAAGCACGAGAACTCCCATCGCGCATATACGGCTGGGTTGCATTCACCACTGCTCAAGTCGTTGCCGAAGTCCCTATCGCCATCGTATCCAGCGTGCTATACTTTGTGCTCTGGTATTTCCCCACCGGCATGCCAACAGACAGCGCATCATCCGGGTACGTTTTCTTGATGACGATgctcttcttcatcttcatctcGTCATGGGGCCAGTGGATTTGCGCCTTCGCACCCAGCTTCACCGTCATTTCAAACGTCCTCCCGTTCTTCTTCGTCATGTTTGGTCTGTTCAACGGAATCGTACGCCCGTATGATATGATGCCTGCGTTCTGGAGATACTGGATCTACTACCTCAACCCATCCACGTACTGGATCGGCGGCGTTCTCTCAGCTACCTTAACCGGTATCCCAGTTCAGTGTCGGGAGAGCGAGACGGCCGTTTTCGACGCGCCCCCGGGCCAGACGTGCTCGTCTTATGCTGGTAGCTTTGCCTCGCAAGCGGCGGGATACCTTGTTAACCCCGATGCTACGACTGGGTGCCAGTACTGTCCTTATAGTGTTGGTGATGACTATCTTTCTACTCTCCACGTCAAGGCTAGCGACAAGTGGCGTAACTTTGGCATCTTTTTGGCGTTTTGCATTAGTAATTGGGCGTTGGTGTATTTTTTCATTTGGAGCATTCGCATCAAGGGGTGGAAGTTTGGGTTTGGGGCTTTTGGGAAGCTCAaggggaagaagaagacggaTGGTTAG
- a CDS encoding putative hcngp protein, protein MIVYKHCAPNMLGIDYPDSDEEEVVQVTKPEVRLVNELKGPIATNIELTNIPTAVAPAPEPLSESASLQQPSASSGPVNGPAQGPTVSPPPTEDDSPNDAAPGSPYTTTRALIQNLTLPTVPNFDIPPSPPGSPPQRATKKFAQFLDLKKKGQHFNQRLEGSSVLRDPGHLRKLLDFAGVSEEDAYASTLSDGVAIPSVFPEWAYVEELKASQKDLAKAKEQAKSKAPREAVEFVSASASTGKRKELEHRGRDDASLKSSRSPKRIRSKSKERK, encoded by the coding sequence ATGATCGTCTACAAGCATTGCGCACCAAACATGCTCGGAATTGACTACCCGGATAGTGACGAGGAAGAAGTCGTTCAGGTGACAAAGCCAGAGGTGAGACTCGTAAATGAGCTCAAGGGCCCGATCGCTACTAATATAGAGTTGACCAACATCCCTACAGCAGTTGCGCCCGCGCCAGAACCTCTTTCCGAATCTGCGTCCCTCCAACAGCCTTCTGCTTCCTCAGGCCCAGTGAATGGTCCCGCTCAAGGCCCGACAGTATCGCCGCCACCTACAGAAGATGATTCGCCAAACGATGCTGCTCCAGGCTCACCTTACACAACCACTCGCGCCTTGATCCAGAACCTCACACTACCTACCGTACCGAACTTTGATATACCGCCTTCACCGCCGGGATCGCCGCCTCAAAGAGCGACGAAGAAGTTTGCGCAATTCCTAGATCTCAAGAAAAAAGGACAGCACTTCAATCAACGTTTGGAAGGCTCCTCAGTGCTGCGCGATCCTGGACACTTGCGAAAGTTGCTGGACTTTGCGGGAGTCAGCGAGGAGGATGCATACGCTTCTACGCTATCAGATGGCGTTGCGATACCATCAGTCTTTCCGGAGTGGGCTTATGTGGAGGAATTAAAGGCCTCACAGAAGGACCTTGCGAAAGCAAAGGAGCAGGCCAAGTCTAAGGCGCCAAGAGAGGCTGTCGAATTCGTCTCTGCATCAGCCTCTACAGGAAAGCGCAAGGAATTAGAGCATAGGGGACGAGACGATGCGAGCTTGAAGAGCTCAAGATCTCCAAAGAGGATACGGTCAAAGTCGAAGGAGCGGAAGTAG
- a CDS encoding Eno, Enolase, producing the protein MTITKIHARSVYDSRGNPTVEVDIVTETGLHRAIVPSGASTGSHEACELRDGDMSKWAGKGVTKAVANVNDTIAPALIKEKLDVKDQSAVDAFLNKLDGTKNKTNLGANAILGVSMAIAKAAAAEKGVPLYAHISDLAGTKKPYVLPVPFQNVLNGGSHAGGRLAFQEFMIVPCEAPTFSEAMRQGAEVYHKLKSLAKKTYGQSAGNVGDEGGVAPDIQTPEEALDLIMKAIEEAGYTGKIKIAMDVASSEFYKADEKKYDLDFKNPDSDKSKWLSYEQLAELYKSLAAKYPIVSIEDPFAEDDWEAWSYFFKTSDFQIVGDDLTVTNPEFIKKAIELKSCNALLLKVNQIGTITEAIQAAKDAFGAGWGVMVSHRSGETEDVTIADIVVGLRAGQIKTGAPARSERLAKLNQILRIEEELGDNAIYAGNNFRTAINL; encoded by the exons ATGACCATCACAAAGATCCACGCCCGCTCCGTCTACGACTCTCGG GGTAACCCCACCGTCGAGGTCGACATCGTCACCGAGACTGGACTGCATCGCGCCATTGTCCCCTCTGGTGCCTCAACCGGCTCGCACGAGGCTTGCGAGCTCCGCGATGGAGACATGTCCAAGTGGGCCGGTAAGGGTGTCACCAAGGCTGTCGCCAACGTCAACGACACCATTGCCCCTGCTCTGATCAAGGAGAAGCTCGACGTCAAGGACCAGTCCGCCGTAGACGCTTTCCTCAACAAGCTCGATGGCACCAAGAACAAGACCAACCTCGGCGCCAACGCGATCCTTGGTGTCTCAATGGCCATCGCAAAGGCCGCAGCCGCTGAGAAGGGCGTCCCTCTCTACGCACACATTTCCGACTTGGCTGGCACCAAGAAACCATACGTCCTCCCTGTACCCT TCCAAAACGTCCTCAACGGTGGCTCACACGCCGGTGGCCGTCTTGCTTTCCAAGAATTCATGATTGTTCCCTG CGAGGCACCCACATTCTCCGAGGCTATGCGCCAAGGAGCTGAGGTCTACCATAAGCTCAAGTCCCTTGCCAAGAAGACCTACGGACAATCAGCCGGAAACGTTGGTGACGAGGGTGGTGTCGCCCCGGATATTCAAACCCCCGAGGAGGCTCTTGACCTCATCATGAAGGCCATTGAGGAGGCTGGATACACTGGCAAGATCAAGATCGCTATGGATGTCGCATCCAGCGAGTTCTACAAGGCCGATGAGAAGAAGTACGACCTCGACTTCAAGAACCCCGACAGCGACAAGAGCAAGTGGCTCAGCTACGAGCAACTCGCCGAGTTGTACAAGTCCCTGGCCGCAAAGTACCCTATTGTCAGCATCGAAGACCCCTTCGCTGAGGATGACTGGGAGGCTTGGTCTTACTTCTTCAAGACTTCAGACTTCCAGATTGTCGGTGATGACCTGACTGTCACCAACCCTGAGTTCATCAAGAAGGCCATCGAACTCAAGTCCTGCAATGCTCTCCTCCTGAAGGTCAACCAGATTGGTACCATCACCGAGGCCATTCAGGCTGCCAAGGACGCTTTCGGTGCTGGTTGGGGTGTCATGGTTTCTCACCGTTCCGGTGAGACCGAAGACGTCACCATCGCTGACATTGTCGTCGGTCTGCGAGCTGGTCAGATCAAGACCGGTGCGCCAGCCCGATCTGAGCGTCTCGCCAAGCTCAACCAGATTCTCCGTATCGAGGAGGAGCTCGGCGACAATGCCATCTACGCTGGCAACAACTTCAGGACTGCCATCAACTTGTAA
- a CDS encoding PRE1, 20S proteasome gives MAALYTGAPPQGGPGYSFKQTPTTVPSGERQHGFYPYTDNGGSTLGISGADFTILAGDTRSTSGYNINTRYAPKLFKIGGEGPENKGARIVLSVVGFAADGDALKERLDTIVKMYKYQHGKPMSVSACAQRLSHILYNKRFFPYYVHAILGGLDEEGKGALYSYDPVGSYEREQCRAAGAAASLIMPFLDNQVNFKNMYEPGSGTGHELKSKQAQPLPRDHVEDLVRDAFTSAVERHIEVGDGLQMMIITKDGIAETFTPLKRD, from the exons ATGGCAGCGCTCTACACCGGTGCACCTCCACAAGGCGGTCCAGGCTACTCATTCAAGCAAACCCCCACAACTGTCCCCTCCGGCGAGCGGCAACATGGTTTCTACCC GTACACGGACAACGGTGGTTCAACACTAGGCATCTCGGGCGCCGACTTCACCATCCTCGCAGGCGACACACGTTCCACCTCGGGCTACAACATCAACACACGATACGCACCCAAGCTATTCAAGATCGGTGGCGAAGGACCAGAAAACAAGGGTGCCAGGATCGTACTGTCAGTTGTCGGCTTTGCTGCAGACGGTGATGCGTTGAAGGAACGTCTCGATACCATTGTCAAGATGTACAAGTACCAGCATGGAAAGCCCATGTCCGTCTCGGCATGCGCACAACGACTCAGTCACATTCTCTACAACAAGCGATTCTTCCCTTACTACGTCCACGCTATCTTGGGTGGTCTTGATGAAGAGGGCAAGGGTGCGCTGTACTCGTACGACCCCGTCGGCAGCTACGAGAGGGAGCAGTGTAGGGCAGCTGGTGCGGCGGCATCTCTTATCATGCCTTTCCTAGACAACCAGGTCAACTTCAAGAACATGTACGAGCCCGGTAGCGGAACCGGTCACGAGCTCAAGTCGAAACAAGCACAGCCGCTGCCGCGGGATCATGTCGAGGATCTGGTACGGGATGCCTTTACCAGCGCAGTCGAGAGGCATATCGAGGTTGGTGATGGACTGCAGATGATGATCATCACAAAGGATGGCATAGCCGAGACCTTTACACCGCTCAAGAGAGACTAA
- a CDS encoding AroB, 3-dehydroquinate synthetase has product MSDLKASVVETKNGFHVEGYEKIEYDFTFLDGVFNPANNNLAQCYERWGRCLAVMDLNIYNVYGDEMQKYFDHYNLPLTIHKTMIGEKAKSMETLLSIVDSMTEFGIIRKEPVLVVGGGLVTDVAGFACAAYRRNTNFIRIPTTVIGLIDASVSIKVAVNYGNYKNRLGAYHAPMHTFLDFSFLKTLPEGQVRNGFAELIKISTCAHKPTFDLLDKYCEKLITSRFGREGDDKEVLQAADEINRAGIHEMLKLETPNLHEIGLDRVIAYGHTWSPLHELSPKVPLRHGHAISIDMAYSATLANQRGLLSDEEHRRLLNLFSRAGLSMDHELFDEDMLDKATKAILKTRDGLLRAAVPNPIGTCVFLNDVTAEEMNKALRRHKELMKEYPRDGAGLDAFVDASDTGYTMNDKPVEDAMRDSKKVMNGMSNGAVNDTANGHANGFPKGLQEVMVNGYENGYKN; this is encoded by the exons ATGTCAGATCTCAAAGCTTCAGTTGTCGAGACCAAGAACGGCTTCCACGTCGAGGGCTACGAGAAGATTGAATATGACTTCACCTTCCTTGATGGCGTCTTCAACCCCgccaacaacaacctcgCTCAGTGTTACGAGCGCTGGGGTCGTTGCCTGGCCGTCATGGACTTGAACATCTACAACGTCTACGGCGATGAGATGCAAAAGTACTTTGACCACTACAATCTTCCCTTGACCATCCACAAGACCATGATTGGTGAGAAGGCCAAGTCAATGGAGACCCTGCTCAGCATCGTCGATTCCATGACCGAATTTGGTATCATCCGAAAGGAGCCTGTACTTGTCGTC GGAGGTGGTTTGGTGACTGATGTTGCTGG ATTTGCTTGCGCTGCCTACCGAAGGAACACCAACTTCATCCGTATCCCTACTACGGTCATTGGCCTGATCGATGCTAGTGTCAGCATCAAGGTAGCCGTCAACTACGGCAACTACAAGAACCGTCTGGGAGCATACCACGCCCCCATGCACACATTCTTGGATTTCTCGTTCCTGAAGACTCTCCCAGAGGGTCAGGTACGAAATGGCTTCGCAGAGTTGATCAAGATCTCAACTTGCGCTCACAAGCCAACATTCGACTTGCTTGACAAGTACTGCGAGAAGCTGATCACTTCGCGCTTCGGTCGCGAGGGTGACGACAAGGAAGTCCTCCAGGCTGCGGATGAGATCAACCGTGCTGGTATCCACGAGATGTTGAAGCTCGAGACACCCAACCTACACGAGATTGGTCTCGACCGTGTCATTGCCTACGGCCACACCTGGAGTCCTCTCCATGAG CTTTCCCCTAAGGTTCCTCTTCGTCACGGTCATGCCATCTCGATCGACATGGCATACTCAGCCACATTGGCCAACCAGCGCGGTCTGCTCAGCGATGAGGAACATAGGAGGTTGTTGAACCTGTTCTCCAGGGCTGGTCTGTCTATGGACCATGAGCTGTTCGACGAGGACATGCTTGACAAGGCCACCAAGGCCATCCTGAAGACTCGTGACGGTTTGCTCCGCGCTGCCGTACCGAACCCCATCGGTACCTGTGTCTTCTTGAACGACGTCACTGCAGAGGAGATGAACAAGGCTCTGCGACGACACAAGGAGCTGATGAAGGAGTACCCTCGCGATGGTGCTGGTCTCGACGCCTTTGTCGATGCCTCTGACACTGGCTACACTATGAACGACAAGCCCGTAGAGGACGCCATGCGCGACTCGAAGAAGGTGATGAACGGCATGAGTAACGGTGCCGTCAACGATACCGCCAACGGCCATGCCAACGGATTCCCCAAGGGCCTACAGGAGGTCATGGTGAACGGATATGAGAACGGTTACAAGAACTAG
- a CDS encoding PRE1, 20S proteasome, whose protein sequence is MRRFQVVPGRRQPSKTTCRDTYTPNYHINFVIMEVLLGITGKDFTLIASSKAAMRGATILKASDDKTRVLNTHTLMTFSGEAGDTVQFAEYIQANVQLYSMRNNMELSPAATANFVRGELAQALRSRKPYTVNLLLGGYDTIADKPTLYWIDYLASQASLPYAAHGYAQYYCLSLLDKHHHPDIDYEQGIKILRMCTEELKRRLPIDFKGVLVKVITKDGIKDVDYEDDVKVAIP, encoded by the exons ATGAGACGTTTCCAGGTCGTTCCAGGTCGTAGACAG CCCTCCAAAACCACCTGCCGAGACACCTACACCCCCAACTACCACATCAACTTCGTCATCAT GGAGGTTCTTCTAGGCATAACGGGCAAGGACTTTACCTTGATCGCCTCATCTAAAGCCGCCATGCGAGGCGCCACCATCCTAAAGGCTTCAGACGACAAAACCCGCGTTCTCAACACCCACACCTTGATGACGTTCTCTGGTGAAGCTGGTGACACTG TTCAATTCGCCGAGTACATCCAAGCAAACGTACAGCTGTACTCCATGCGTAACAACATGGAGCTGTCGCCTGCTGCCACAGCCAACTTCGTCCGAGGCGAGCTTGCACAAGCGCTGAGATCACGGAAACCTTACACCGTCAACCTGCTGCTCGGAGGATACGACACTATTGCAGACAAACCTACATTGTACTGGATCGACTACTTGGCGAGTCAGGCATCGCTCCCGTATGCGGCACATGGTTATGCACA GTACTACTGCCTCTCACTGCTCGACAAGCACCACCACCCCGACATCGACTACGAACAGGGCATCAAGATTCTCCGAATGTGCACAGAGGAGCTCAAGCGCCGCCTACCCATCGACTTCAAGGGCGTGCTAGTGAAGGTCATAACGAAGGATGGGATCAAGGACGTTGATTACGAGGACGATGTTAAGGTTGCGATCCCGTAG